The Actinomyces sp. oral taxon 414 genome has a segment encoding these proteins:
- a CDS encoding ABC-F family ATP-binding cassette domain-containing protein yields the protein MINVQDLSVRIGARQLIGGATFRVDKGMRIGLVGRNGAGKTTTTKLLAAQSVVQGTSRAVADADERHGLEAVEFEGTITCNGSVGYLPQDTKVGNLDEPARDRILSARGIDSLLARIRKAEERIATAQGDAMARALDRYARLDHEFTMAGGYAAASEAARIAAALGLPDRVLDQPIGTLSGGQRRRVELARILFQRPDTLLLDEPTNHLDHDSVLWLRDHLRSYSGGFIVISHDVELLRDTVNQVMHLDASRGVLDVYHLGWDAYLKQRADDEHRRRRERANAEKKAAALRAQGEKMRAKATKAVAAQQMLKRADRLLEGLEGERAAEKVAHLRFPDPAPCGRTPLRASGLSKAYGSLEVFAGVDLAIDRGSRVVVLGLNGAGKTTLLRLLGGVEEPDSGEVIAGHGLKIGYYAQEHETIDTSRTVVENLRGAAPGLDDTQVRSVLGSFLFSGADADKPARVLSGGEKTRLALALLVVSSANVLLLDEPTNNLDPASREEILRALGTFAGAVVLVTHDEGAVEALGPDRVLLLPDGDEDLWSEDYLELVTLA from the coding sequence GTGATCAACGTCCAGGACCTCTCCGTGCGCATCGGCGCCCGCCAGCTCATCGGCGGCGCCACCTTCCGCGTCGACAAGGGCATGCGGATCGGGCTCGTGGGGCGCAACGGCGCCGGCAAGACCACGACCACCAAGCTGCTGGCCGCCCAGTCCGTGGTCCAGGGCACGAGCCGGGCCGTGGCCGACGCCGATGAGCGCCACGGCCTGGAGGCGGTGGAGTTCGAGGGCACCATCACCTGCAACGGCTCAGTCGGCTACCTGCCCCAGGACACCAAGGTCGGAAACCTCGACGAGCCCGCCCGCGACCGGATCCTGTCCGCCCGCGGCATCGACTCCCTACTGGCCCGCATCCGCAAGGCGGAGGAGCGCATCGCCACCGCCCAGGGCGACGCCATGGCCAGGGCCCTGGACCGCTACGCCCGCCTCGACCACGAGTTCACCATGGCGGGCGGCTACGCGGCCGCGTCCGAGGCCGCCCGCATCGCCGCCGCCCTGGGCCTGCCCGACCGCGTCCTCGACCAGCCCATCGGGACCCTCTCGGGCGGGCAGCGCCGGCGCGTCGAACTGGCCCGGATCCTGTTCCAGCGGCCGGACACGCTCCTGCTCGACGAGCCCACCAACCACCTGGACCACGACTCAGTCCTGTGGCTGCGCGACCACCTGCGCTCCTACTCGGGCGGCTTCATCGTCATCTCCCACGACGTCGAGCTGCTGCGCGACACCGTCAACCAGGTCATGCACCTCGATGCGAGCCGCGGCGTCCTCGACGTCTACCACCTGGGCTGGGACGCCTACCTCAAGCAGCGGGCCGACGACGAGCACCGCCGTCGGCGCGAGCGCGCCAACGCCGAGAAGAAGGCGGCCGCGCTGCGCGCCCAGGGCGAGAAGATGCGGGCCAAGGCCACGAAGGCCGTCGCCGCCCAGCAGATGCTCAAGCGGGCCGACCGGCTCCTGGAGGGACTGGAGGGGGAGCGGGCCGCGGAGAAGGTCGCCCACCTGCGCTTCCCCGACCCCGCCCCCTGCGGCAGGACCCCGTTGCGCGCGAGCGGCCTGTCCAAGGCCTACGGCTCCCTGGAGGTCTTCGCGGGCGTGGACCTGGCCATCGACCGCGGCAGTCGCGTCGTCGTGCTGGGCCTCAACGGCGCCGGCAAGACGACCCTGCTGCGCCTGCTCGGCGGGGTGGAGGAGCCCGACTCGGGCGAGGTCATCGCGGGCCACGGCCTCAAGATCGGCTACTACGCCCAGGAGCACGAAACGATCGACACCTCCCGGACCGTGGTGGAGAACCTGCGCGGCGCCGCCCCGGGCCTGGACGACACGCAGGTGCGCAGCGTGCTCGGCTCCTTCCTGTTCTCCGGAGCCGACGCCGACAAGCCCGCCCGGGTCCTGTCCGGCGGCGAGAAGACCCGCTTGGCGCTGGCGCTGCTGGTCGTCTCCAGCGCCAATGTGCTGCTGCTGGACGAGCCCACCAACAACCTCGACCCGGCCAGCCGCGAGGAGATCCTCCGGGCGCTGGGGACCTTCGCCGGCGCCGTCGTGCTCGTCACCCACGACGAGGGGGCGGTCGAGGCCCTGGGCCCCGACCGGGTCCTGCTCCTGCCCGATGGCGACGAGGACCTGTGGAGCGAGGACTACCTCGAGCTCGTCACCCTGGCCTGA
- a CDS encoding HesB/IscA family protein, with amino-acid sequence MAQTTVTDASADVAPEVPEHEVLLTEAAAAKVASLLVQEGRDDLRLRVAVQPGGCSGLVYQLYFDERLLDGDAVRAFPTGDGELAEVEVVVDRMSVPYLSGATIDFADTIERQGFTIDNPNAVGTCACGESFH; translated from the coding sequence ATGGCACAGACCACTGTGACCGACGCGTCCGCCGACGTCGCCCCCGAGGTCCCCGAGCACGAGGTCCTGCTCACCGAGGCCGCCGCCGCCAAGGTCGCCAGCCTCCTGGTCCAGGAGGGGCGCGACGACCTGCGCCTGCGCGTGGCGGTGCAGCCCGGCGGCTGCTCCGGCCTGGTCTACCAGCTCTACTTCGACGAGCGCCTGCTCGACGGCGACGCCGTGCGCGCCTTCCCGACCGGTGACGGCGAGCTCGCCGAGGTCGAGGTCGTCGTCGACCGCATGAGCGTGCCCTACCTGTCGGGCGCCACCATCGACTTCGCGGACACGATCGAGAGGCAGGGCTTCACGATCGACAACCCGAACGCGGTGGGCACCTGCGCCTGCGGCGAGTCCTTCCACTGA
- a CDS encoding PaaX-like protein C-terminal domain protein: MAHASRPSAVGRGTLAFLYGLCEVEELPGSYLVEVFGALNMSASGARSYLARAVADGRLVSHRRGRQTTYALNGTFLRRYRTIEHRFISRPDWEGRFHIVIYDIPETRRSERDALRAAAFADGWASPRPGVLLGMRPPGGWAECAGCSAGRLDVDLAAARDLAARAWPLDEAARQIRRLAAHLEDVKDRWRDLDASDDSRPALLARVVSAHDMLSSATYVWGTLPALPAQILPADYPHDVLARISAELAGPLMESGSRASVRLLAAHRDS, from the coding sequence ATGGCACACGCTTCCCGCCCCTCCGCCGTCGGCCGCGGCACCCTCGCCTTCCTGTACGGGCTGTGCGAGGTCGAGGAGCTGCCCGGCTCCTACCTGGTCGAGGTCTTCGGCGCACTGAACATGAGCGCCTCGGGCGCGCGCTCCTACCTCGCCCGCGCGGTGGCCGACGGCCGACTCGTTTCCCACCGCCGCGGCAGGCAGACCACCTACGCCCTGAACGGCACGTTCCTGAGGCGCTACCGAACCATCGAGCACAGATTCATAAGTCGACCCGACTGGGAGGGCCGCTTCCACATCGTCATCTACGACATCCCCGAGACCCGGCGCTCCGAGCGCGACGCCCTGCGTGCGGCCGCGTTCGCCGACGGCTGGGCCTCGCCCCGCCCCGGCGTCCTGCTGGGCATGCGCCCGCCGGGCGGCTGGGCCGAGTGCGCCGGATGCTCCGCGGGGCGCCTCGACGTCGACCTCGCCGCCGCGCGGGACCTCGCCGCGCGCGCCTGGCCGCTGGACGAGGCGGCGCGGCAGATCCGCCGCCTGGCCGCGCACCTGGAGGACGTCAAGGACCGCTGGCGCGACCTGGACGCCTCGGACGACTCGCGCCCCGCCCTCCTGGCCCGGGTGGTGAGCGCTCACGACATGCTCAGCAGCGCCACCTACGTGTGGGGCACGCTGCCGGCCCTGCCCGCGCAGATCCTCCCCGCGGACTACCCGCACGATGTCCTGGCCCGGATCAGCGCTGAACTCGCCGGGCCCCTCATGGAGTCGGGCTCGCGGGCCTCGGTCCGGCTGCTGGCCGCGCACCGGGACTCCTGA
- a CDS encoding DEDD exonuclease domain-containing protein produces MGTPLSGVAFVVVDLETTGGPPGADAITEIGAVRVRGGVVESELSTLVNPGRAIPAQITLLTGITNAMVAGAPPVGEALAAFLAWARLDGESTVLVAHNARFDVGHLRGAARALGLGWDEPTVLDTLGLARRAWSRAEVPDHKLGTLAALVGSPTRPTHRALGDARATVDVLHAALAVLAPLGVTHLEDLATAADPVPARRRAKSRLADGLPSSPGVYQFLSAAGQVLYVGSAADLRRRVRSYFTASERRSRVANMLDTTVQVRAIPTPTEIEARVRELRLIDELDPPVNRRSRSPRNRPWLRPVGGPRPRLAATTVLPLSQADGAVGPFPSRAALARARRAVESALGLHTWDDPDARTAGLDAAGASDDGACAGISTGAATAARASAGDGDATGAPTGAEAIRLALSGRVDLVALPLLERISALAAAERFEEAGMWTARLRSLLLAACRAEKARPLLACPHLIAARRRPGGGWELVAVRWGRLAGSAITPPGADPRPAVRALRATAEVVAPPSRVGAAASAEETLLLADWALDAGARIVEVDGGEEDAESVLERLSWPVGAAARHRRIIDAVG; encoded by the coding sequence ATGGGCACGCCCCTGAGTGGGGTCGCCTTCGTCGTCGTCGACCTGGAGACCACCGGCGGGCCGCCCGGCGCCGACGCCATTACGGAGATCGGGGCGGTGCGGGTGCGCGGCGGCGTCGTCGAGTCCGAATTGTCGACCCTGGTGAACCCGGGCCGGGCCATACCCGCCCAGATCACCCTCCTCACGGGCATTACCAACGCCATGGTCGCCGGCGCCCCGCCGGTGGGCGAGGCCCTGGCCGCCTTTCTCGCCTGGGCCCGCCTGGACGGGGAGTCCACCGTGCTGGTGGCCCACAACGCGCGCTTCGACGTCGGCCACCTGCGCGGCGCCGCGCGGGCCCTGGGGCTGGGCTGGGACGAGCCGACGGTCCTCGACACGCTGGGCCTGGCGCGGCGGGCCTGGAGCCGCGCGGAGGTGCCCGACCACAAGCTGGGGACGCTCGCCGCCCTCGTGGGCTCCCCCACCCGCCCCACCCACCGGGCCCTGGGCGACGCCCGCGCCACCGTCGACGTCCTGCACGCGGCCCTGGCGGTCCTGGCGCCGCTGGGGGTCACGCACCTGGAGGACCTGGCCACCGCCGCCGACCCCGTCCCCGCGCGGCGCCGGGCCAAGAGCCGCCTGGCCGACGGCCTGCCCTCCTCCCCGGGCGTCTACCAGTTCCTCTCCGCCGCTGGTCAGGTCCTCTACGTCGGCAGCGCCGCCGACCTGCGCAGGCGGGTCCGCTCCTACTTCACGGCCTCGGAGAGGCGTTCGCGCGTGGCGAATATGCTTGACACGACCGTGCAGGTGCGGGCGATCCCCACCCCCACCGAGATCGAGGCGCGGGTGCGCGAGCTGCGCCTGATCGACGAGCTCGACCCCCCGGTCAACCGCCGTTCGCGCTCCCCGCGCAACCGGCCCTGGCTGCGCCCGGTGGGCGGCCCCCGGCCGCGCCTGGCGGCCACGACCGTCCTGCCCTTGTCGCAGGCCGACGGCGCCGTCGGCCCCTTCCCCTCGCGCGCCGCCCTCGCCCGGGCCCGGCGGGCGGTGGAGTCCGCGCTCGGGCTGCACACCTGGGACGACCCGGACGCCCGGACCGCGGGGCTTGACGCCGCCGGGGCCTCCGACGACGGGGCCTGCGCCGGCATCTCCACCGGCGCAGCCACCGCCGCCAGGGCCTCCGCCGGCGACGGCGACGCCACTGGCGCCCCTACCGGCGCCGAGGCGATCCGGCTCGCCCTGTCGGGGCGGGTGGATCTCGTGGCGCTTCCGCTGCTGGAGCGGATCTCCGCCCTCGCCGCCGCCGAGCGCTTCGAGGAGGCGGGGATGTGGACGGCGCGGCTGCGGTCCCTGCTCCTGGCCGCCTGCCGGGCGGAGAAGGCCCGGCCGCTGCTCGCCTGCCCGCACCTGATCGCAGCCCGACGCCGACCCGGCGGCGGCTGGGAGCTCGTGGCCGTGCGCTGGGGGCGTCTGGCCGGCTCGGCGATCACGCCGCCCGGGGCGGACCCGCGCCCGGCCGTGAGGGCGCTGCGGGCGACCGCCGAGGTCGTCGCCCCGCCGTCGCGGGTGGGGGCGGCCGCCAGTGCGGAGGAGACGCTCCTGCTGGCGGACTGGGCGCTGGACGCGGGCGCCCGGATCGTCGAGGTCGACGGCGGGGAGGAGGACGCCGAGTCCGTGCTGGAGCGCCTGAGCTGGCCCGTGGGCGCCGCGGCGCGCCACCGGCGCATTATCGACGCCGTCGGCTGA
- a CDS encoding lysophospholipid acyltransferase family protein has protein sequence MGYRGIKAAVGPAMEMLYQPWIRGEENIPDSGAAILASNHLAVIDSFFLPLLIDREVAFIGKSDYFTGKGVKGWAVKRFMTAVGTIPVDRSGGKASQAALQAGIDRLRAGELFGIYPEGTRSPDGRLYRGKTGVARVALATGAPVIPVAMIGSNLAQPIGQALPSTRHRVGIVVGAPLDFSRYKGLENDRFVLRSITDEIMYSLMALSGQEYVDLYAADVKKAVDAEKKSVDEVVAQMLAAQAAKRPAAAPVEAPGGRPAPDVEVPVPPEPEEEAEARDDGAQGAEAEDAESADGGAPSEEIEKGVD, from the coding sequence GTGGGATACCGAGGTATCAAGGCGGCCGTCGGCCCCGCGATGGAGATGCTCTATCAGCCCTGGATCCGGGGCGAGGAGAACATCCCCGACTCGGGGGCGGCGATCCTCGCCTCGAACCACCTGGCCGTCATCGACTCCTTCTTCCTGCCGCTGCTCATCGACCGCGAGGTCGCCTTCATCGGCAAGTCCGACTACTTCACGGGCAAGGGCGTCAAGGGCTGGGCCGTCAAGCGCTTCATGACCGCCGTGGGCACGATCCCCGTGGACCGCTCGGGCGGCAAGGCCTCCCAGGCGGCCCTGCAGGCCGGCATCGACCGGCTGCGCGCCGGGGAGCTGTTCGGCATCTACCCCGAGGGCACGCGCAGCCCCGACGGGCGCCTCTACCGGGGCAAGACGGGCGTGGCCCGCGTCGCCCTGGCCACCGGCGCGCCCGTGATCCCGGTGGCCATGATCGGCTCGAACCTGGCCCAGCCGATCGGCCAGGCCCTGCCCTCGACCCGCCACCGCGTGGGCATCGTCGTCGGCGCGCCCCTGGACTTCTCCCGCTACAAGGGCCTGGAGAACGACCGCTTCGTCCTGCGCTCGATCACCGACGAGATCATGTACTCCCTCATGGCCCTGTCCGGCCAGGAGTACGTCGACCTGTACGCCGCGGACGTGAAGAAGGCCGTGGACGCGGAGAAGAAGTCTGTCGACGAGGTCGTCGCGCAGATGCTCGCCGCCCAGGCCGCCAAGCGCCCGGCCGCCGCGCCCGTGGAGGCGCCCGGCGGACGGCCCGCGCCCGACGTCGAGGTCCCGGTCCCGCCCGAGCCGGAGGAGGAGGCCGAGGCGCGGGATGACGGGGCGCAGGGGGCCGAGGCGGAGGATGCCGAGTCCGCCGACGGCGGCGCCCCCTCCGAGGAGATCGAAAAGGGCGTGGACTGA
- a CDS encoding chemotaxis protein CheY — MTDQSADDDYLQLLVFSDDASVREEVKTGVGRRPAKGLPLVAWTDAATAEGVRLAIKDREAEGKPPFDALVLDAETKKLGGMGLAHELYTELDARPPVVLLTTRPQDDWLAAWAKAEAVVPRPLDPLALQEGVARALTARPGTVVPAG; from the coding sequence ATGACCGACCAGTCCGCCGACGACGACTACCTCCAGCTCCTCGTCTTCTCCGACGACGCCTCCGTGCGCGAGGAGGTCAAGACCGGCGTCGGACGCCGCCCCGCCAAGGGTCTGCCCCTGGTGGCCTGGACCGACGCCGCCACCGCCGAGGGCGTGCGCCTGGCCATCAAGGACCGCGAGGCCGAGGGCAAGCCGCCCTTCGACGCCCTGGTCCTGGACGCCGAGACCAAGAAGCTCGGCGGCATGGGCCTGGCCCACGAGCTCTACACCGAGCTCGACGCGCGCCCGCCGGTGGTCCTGCTCACCACCCGCCCCCAGGACGACTGGCTGGCCGCCTGGGCCAAGGCCGAGGCCGTCGTGCCCCGCCCGCTCGACCCGCTGGCCCTCCAGGAGGGAGTGGCGAGGGCCCTGACCGCCCGGCCGGGGACCGTCGTCCCGGCCGGCTGA
- a CDS encoding FKBP-type peptidyl-prolyl cis-trans isomerase, translating into MRRAHLVLTALVLSTVLALTGCSGDSKSQASATPTAPARVDCSSLTIDTDSAALPQVGGDAAAPSLTWSGQGAPANLTVKTLTAGQGAEVTPASYVVSNYAGWRWGEQTVFDSSYARGEPLTLAAADFIDGWRCGLIGHHVGDRLVMAVPSELAYGDNPSNGAPAGPLVFVMDIVDVPTTAGATMEGEADVAALGVTVSGELGAPATISVNPGTAEPTETRIVVLARGAGEPITAQDTVGANMARTTWDNSVFESTWDIGAPSRITVSATPDLTGLVGVPVGSRVVMVQAAGTDANGTVVPARAYVIDIDTKLR; encoded by the coding sequence GTGCGTCGTGCGCATCTCGTCCTGACCGCCTTGGTCCTGTCCACCGTCCTCGCCCTGACGGGATGCTCCGGAGACTCGAAGTCTCAGGCCTCGGCGACGCCGACCGCCCCGGCGCGCGTCGACTGCTCGAGTCTGACCATTGACACCGACTCAGCCGCGCTGCCGCAGGTCGGCGGCGACGCCGCGGCCCCCTCGCTGACCTGGAGCGGCCAGGGGGCGCCCGCGAACCTGACCGTCAAGACCCTCACCGCGGGCCAGGGCGCCGAGGTGACGCCCGCGAGTTATGTCGTGTCCAACTACGCGGGCTGGCGGTGGGGGGAGCAGACGGTCTTCGACTCCTCCTACGCCCGGGGGGAGCCGCTGACGCTTGCGGCCGCCGACTTCATCGACGGCTGGCGCTGCGGCCTGATCGGGCACCACGTGGGCGACCGGCTCGTCATGGCCGTTCCGTCCGAGCTCGCCTACGGGGACAATCCGAGCAACGGGGCCCCGGCGGGCCCGCTCGTCTTCGTCATGGACATTGTGGACGTGCCCACCACCGCCGGCGCCACCATGGAGGGGGAGGCCGATGTGGCGGCCCTGGGCGTGACGGTCTCCGGCGAACTGGGCGCCCCCGCCACGATCTCGGTGAACCCGGGCACGGCGGAGCCCACCGAGACCAGGATCGTCGTCCTGGCCCGGGGCGCGGGCGAGCCGATCACGGCCCAGGACACCGTGGGCGCCAATATGGCCAGGACCACCTGGGACAATTCCGTCTTCGAGTCCACCTGGGACATCGGCGCGCCCAGCCGGATCACCGTGTCGGCGACCCCCGATCTGACCGGCCTCGTCGGGGTCCCGGTGGGCTCTCGCGTGGTGATGGTCCAGGCCGCCGGAACCGACGCCAACGGCACCGTCGTCCCCGCCCGCGCCTACGTCATAGACATCGACACCAAGCTGCGCTGA
- a CDS encoding superoxide dismutase, with product MSVYTLPELPYDYAALEPHISGRIMELHHDRHHAAYVTGANAALEKLQAAREAGDHAAINLHEKNLAFNLGGHINHSIFWKNLSPNGGGEPEGDLAEAIKDSFGSFEAFKAQFTAAALGIQGSGWAVLAYDSVSGRLVTFQMFDQQGNVPVGTIPLFQVDMWEHAFYLDYLNVKADYVKAVWNIANWQDAGERLAAATSRTPGLIVR from the coding sequence ATGTCCGTGTACACGCTCCCCGAGCTCCCCTACGACTACGCCGCGCTCGAGCCCCACATCTCCGGGCGCATTATGGAGCTCCACCACGACCGCCACCACGCCGCCTACGTCACCGGCGCCAACGCCGCCCTGGAGAAGCTGCAGGCCGCCCGCGAGGCCGGCGACCACGCCGCCATCAACCTCCACGAGAAGAACCTCGCCTTCAACCTCGGCGGGCACATCAACCACTCGATCTTCTGGAAGAACCTGTCCCCGAACGGCGGGGGCGAGCCCGAGGGCGATCTGGCCGAGGCCATCAAGGACTCCTTCGGCTCCTTCGAGGCCTTCAAGGCGCAGTTCACCGCGGCCGCGCTGGGCATCCAGGGCTCCGGCTGGGCCGTCCTGGCTTACGACTCCGTCTCCGGGCGCCTCGTGACCTTCCAGATGTTCGACCAGCAGGGCAATGTGCCCGTGGGCACCATCCCGCTGTTCCAGGTCGACATGTGGGAGCACGCCTTCTACCTCGACTACCTCAATGTCAAGGCCGACTACGTCAAGGCCGTCTGGAACATCGCCAACTGGCAGGACGCGGGCGAGCGCCTGGCCGCGGCGACCTCGCGAACCCCGGGGCTCATCGTCCGCTGA
- a CDS encoding glucose PTS transporter subunit IIA, whose protein sequence is MATTTSTPEAILEAVGGPGNIVSFTHCATRLRFELHDASVIDKATVEKIPGVMGAVPQAGDRYQIVIGGAVASVYEQINNLPAMKAAGGSGSGSGGQTDADVKAAARAKARGKNALVDAFFEYLSDSFRPLLPVLLGASLIIAGEAICEAFHLINTHAENVDKPATLLFVDAMFRSVFYFLPVMVAYNASKKLKIDPWVGASVMAALLTPEFLFLSSQEFKDKGVTTCVHNAAINSDLCTVHVAGLPLQLNGYGGQVFVPLLMVAVLALVYKGLVKVVPDNVQMVFVPFLSFCIMMPVTAFLIGPLGVWIGNGLGTGLKLLNDTAPIIFAIIIPMVYPFLVPLGLHWPLNALMLANIAPNSPTGGKDFIQGPMGAWNFACFGATAAVLLWSIRDRDREMRQTATGALFAGLFGGISEPSLYGIHLRFKRIYPFMLVGCAVGGIIEGIGGGVKTGTFAFTSLLTIPVFDPMVLYAIAVAAAFGTSFFLITTFGYRTKEERAEALAAAGVIEADAAAASAAATATAPADAADEPAAATATAADEPAEAPADEPAEEPKPALEPGAVTEIVAPLAGTIMPLSKVDDPVFSTGVVGQGAGISPADGKTIVVTAPAAGTLAVAPDSGHAYGITLDSGVEVLIHVGLDTVQLAGKGFDVKVKQGDRVTAGQELVRVDRKTVEDAGYSLTTPVLITNTDKFASVEVIAEGEISPDAPLIRVTAPES, encoded by the coding sequence ATGGCGACAACAACGTCCACACCCGAGGCGATCCTGGAGGCCGTCGGCGGCCCCGGGAACATCGTCAGCTTCACCCACTGCGCGACCAGACTCCGCTTCGAGCTGCACGACGCCTCCGTCATCGACAAGGCGACAGTCGAGAAGATCCCGGGCGTCATGGGCGCGGTCCCCCAGGCCGGGGACCGCTACCAGATCGTCATCGGCGGCGCGGTCGCCAGCGTCTACGAGCAGATTAACAACCTGCCGGCCATGAAGGCGGCCGGGGGCTCCGGCTCCGGTTCCGGAGGACAGACGGACGCCGATGTCAAGGCGGCGGCCCGGGCCAAGGCGCGCGGCAAGAACGCTCTCGTCGACGCCTTCTTCGAATACCTGTCCGACTCCTTCCGCCCGCTGCTGCCGGTGCTGCTGGGCGCCTCCCTCATTATCGCGGGCGAGGCCATCTGCGAGGCCTTCCACCTCATCAACACCCACGCCGAAAATGTGGACAAGCCGGCCACGCTGCTGTTCGTCGACGCCATGTTCCGCAGCGTCTTCTACTTCCTGCCGGTCATGGTGGCCTACAACGCCTCCAAGAAGCTCAAGATCGACCCCTGGGTCGGCGCCTCCGTCATGGCGGCGCTGCTCACGCCCGAGTTCCTTTTCTTGAGCAGTCAGGAATTCAAGGATAAGGGCGTTACTACCTGCGTCCACAACGCCGCCATCAACTCCGACCTGTGCACGGTCCACGTCGCCGGGTTGCCGTTGCAGCTCAACGGCTACGGCGGTCAGGTCTTCGTCCCCCTGCTCATGGTCGCGGTGCTCGCCCTGGTCTACAAGGGACTGGTCAAGGTCGTCCCGGACAACGTCCAGATGGTCTTCGTGCCCTTCTTGTCCTTCTGCATCATGATGCCGGTGACGGCCTTCCTCATCGGCCCCCTGGGCGTGTGGATCGGAAATGGTCTGGGTACGGGGCTCAAATTGCTCAACGATACCGCCCCAATCATCTTCGCGATCATTATCCCCATGGTCTACCCATTCCTGGTGCCACTGGGCCTGCACTGGCCGCTCAACGCCCTCATGCTGGCCAATATCGCCCCCAACTCGCCCACAGGCGGAAAGGACTTCATCCAGGGACCCATGGGCGCCTGGAACTTCGCCTGCTTCGGCGCCACCGCCGCCGTCCTCCTGTGGTCCATCCGCGACCGGGACAGGGAGATGCGACAGACCGCCACCGGCGCCCTCTTCGCGGGCCTCTTCGGCGGCATCTCCGAGCCGAGCCTGTACGGCATCCACCTGCGCTTCAAGCGCATCTACCCGTTCATGCTCGTCGGCTGCGCCGTCGGCGGCATCATTGAGGGCATTGGCGGCGGCGTCAAGACTGGCACCTTCGCCTTCACCTCGCTACTGACCATTCCGGTCTTCGACCCGATGGTCCTCTACGCCATCGCCGTCGCCGCGGCCTTCGGCACGTCCTTCTTCCTCATCACCACCTTCGGCTACCGCACCAAGGAGGAGCGGGCCGAGGCGCTCGCCGCGGCGGGCGTCATCGAGGCCGACGCGGCCGCGGCCTCCGCCGCAGCCACGGCCACCGCTCCCGCCGACGCCGCCGACGAGCCCGCCGCAGCCACGGCCACCGCCGCCGACGAGCCCGCCGAGGCCCCGGCCGACGAGCCCGCCGAGGAGCCCAAGCCGGCCCTCGAGCCCGGCGCCGTCACCGAGATCGTCGCCCCCCTGGCGGGCACCATCATGCCCCTGAGCAAGGTCGATGACCCGGTGTTCTCCACCGGCGTCGTCGGCCAGGGCGCCGGGATCTCACCCGCCGACGGCAAGACCATTGTCGTGACCGCCCCGGCCGCCGGCACGCTCGCCGTCGCCCCCGACTCGGGTCACGCCTACGGCATCACCCTGGACAGCGGCGTGGAGGTCCTCATCCACGTCGGCCTGGACACCGTCCAGCTCGCGGGCAAGGGATTCGACGTCAAGGTCAAGCAGGGCGACCGGGTCACCGCCGGTCAGGAACTGGTCCGCGTCGACCGCAAGACCGTCGAGGACGCCGGCTACTCGCTGACCACCCCGGTGCTCATCACCAACACGGACAAGTTCGCCTCGGTGGAGGTCATCGCCGAGGGCGAGATCTCCCCCGACGCCCCGCTCATCCGCGTCACCGCCCCCGAGAGCTGA
- a CDS encoding CPBP family intramembrane glutamic endopeptidase, with translation MMQWKKIGRLPAPGGSRPPLSRAEAWREVGLAVAVLWAVLGGACFFAGAQWVYDSWGTSLNAALIIDVIFLAGVLVVIGFVWWRQRLHGEGLRELGWGRPTRGAAVAVAVVYGLAWVAMSYARGGNPLAWSWQRPIMMGVGVILAFGEEIAVRGLILDRLERCGTGRLVQIVTTGAVMGVYHGVVGHHVWPSYMISSFVLFGLLSALYMYGRRSLTPPLIAHAMTHFLGDPTLMRGILYGVALAG, from the coding sequence ATGATGCAGTGGAAGAAGATCGGCCGTCTCCCCGCCCCCGGCGGATCTCGCCCGCCCCTGAGCCGGGCCGAGGCCTGGCGCGAGGTGGGGCTCGCCGTCGCGGTGCTCTGGGCCGTGCTCGGCGGGGCCTGCTTCTTCGCGGGAGCCCAGTGGGTCTACGACTCGTGGGGCACGAGCCTGAACGCGGCCCTCATCATCGACGTCATCTTCCTGGCGGGCGTGCTCGTCGTCATCGGCTTCGTGTGGTGGCGCCAGCGCCTGCACGGCGAGGGCCTGCGCGAACTCGGATGGGGTCGCCCCACCCGCGGGGCGGCGGTGGCCGTCGCCGTCGTCTACGGGCTGGCGTGGGTGGCGATGAGCTACGCGCGCGGCGGGAATCCCCTCGCCTGGTCGTGGCAGCGCCCCATTATGATGGGCGTCGGCGTGATCCTCGCCTTCGGGGAGGAGATCGCGGTCCGCGGCCTCATCCTGGACCGGCTCGAGCGCTGCGGCACGGGTCGCCTCGTCCAGATCGTGACCACCGGGGCCGTCATGGGCGTCTACCACGGCGTCGTCGGCCACCACGTCTGGCCCTCGTACATGATCTCCAGCTTCGTCCTGTTCGGGCTGCTCTCGGCCCTCTACATGTACGGCAGGAGGAGCCTGACCCCGCCGCTCATCGCGCACGCCATGACCCACTTCCTGGGCGACCCGACCCTCATGCGGGGCATCCTCTACGGCGTCGCCCTCGCGGGGTGA